The genomic region ataaagaaaaaagtaacTAGACTGGAAAAGGATGCAACTGCTTAATCAAGgagtttgatttcttttttgtaaTACATCATTATTGTTAAAAGATTTGTGTACTGACAGAAAGCCCAGTTCAGTTACAGCAGGGTGTATCTTTGCAGTACTTGCTGTGCAGTCTGTGTTGGCAATGGCAAGCTTGTGCCATTGTGAACCAGATTTTACAAGGCAGACCTGTCTTTCTTCACGTGTGTATGTATCTTATAAAACcttatttgctttaaaataaaaagctgtttAGTGTAGATCTGACTGGTGGGACACATGGATTTATTTTCCGTGTTAACACAGTGCTCTCGCAGTTAACATGATTTCAATAACATTGCTAGATAACATTAAATGCATGTTTGCTGTTTTAAgtgccttttttcttcccccaaacCTTTATGGTTGGAAAAATCACAAGAGTAACAAGTTAATACTGAATTAAAGGAGGTGTAGTCCTAGAGTCTAGAAAGGCCACAGGACCAAGAACAGTATTACTACTCAAATGCTGTCCTCTGTTTCTGAGGTAGAGCAGTTGGGATTGTAGATCAACTTTCATGTTTGGGGTGGGCATCTTTTTCTAGGAAAATTTGTTTtagtaaaaaattaatttacttgGATTATTTTTGTGTAAATGTCATCATGTGTGTGGGAACATCTGTGTGGTGCCTGTACCTCTAGTGACTACATGTGTTTTGCATTGTTACCCTAATACAGTGTGAGTGAATTCACAGATAAAACAAAATCTCCAGGAATTGAATCTTGTGtgattttatttgatttctAATCCAATGTAATCCACAAAATTTAGTGCATTTTACATAGCAGTTTTGAGCATAAGACTCGCTTAAGTCTTCTCTGAACTCCTCTACATGGTGGCTGCTGCTCTTGATAATTTCATGGCTGCTTTTTGTTTCCCCTTGGGAGCATTGTGTGGATGCTGACAGGGAGCATGAAGTGCCCACTGTTGTAAcatccttctctttctgttccCAGACAGTTGACTGTGAGCCAGGGAGTGAAGATGACGAATCCCTTCGTGAAATGGTGGAACTGGCAGCACAGAGGCTTTATGATGCCCTCAGCCCTGTATACTGACCGCTGTAGATACTTAGGttgcttaaaaaaatcttttaaattttcagtttatttgaGCTGGTTTTTTACAagtaaatagatttttttcttgaataagTCAAAGGTTTCAATTCTTTGAATGTGAAAGTGTTGAGTTATTTCACATAGTGGATCAGCAACCTCATAACAACTGTATTTGTGCATATAGATGCAATTAAATCAGGCAGAGTGAGCATATGTTCTCTTACGTgcacaaaaaagaaataattctcaACCTGATACAGAATTACAAAGATTAAATGGAGTTTTGTATTTTTGAATATTAAAACTGGTTGGAGGAGAAATTGTATGTATTGAATTTGCATATATAGTTTTGTTCCTGTTGAGGAAGTGGTGGCCTGCATGCTTGTATCTACTTGAACTCAAAAGAGTCTTGAACACAACTGAAAATGGAATCCATGTTTGTATGGTGGGATTAGTTGGAGCTTTAAAACTCCACCACCTGCAAGAGAAGGGAGCACTTATGATCTGTCACAGCCTTGGTGCCCCAAGTCGGTGACCACCCCAGCCTCGTAGAAGGGACACAGGGTATCAGACActgcaggacacagagcagaaTTCCAAATACAGCATGGTTGATGCCCTGAGGTAGCTGCAGTTGTTGTCAAACCATGAGCTTCATAGTAATAGTAGTGTTAGACGATTAGCAAAATTAACGGCACTTTCCTCTTCAAATTGTGTCGTTAGTAGGCTAAACAGTATGAAGCCAATTAAATCAGGTAATTGTATTTTCTTAAGAAGGAAGTCTCTCTTTGAAACAGATAAAGACCATGAAATTGGGCGCGTTCTGTCGGGAGCGCTTCCAGCCAGCACGAGGGGTGTGTGAGGGGTGGGTCCGCGGCTGCCCCGGGCGCGCCCTCCCCGCGTCCCTGCGCCACTGAGCCTTTTAAAGGGGCGATAAAAGATTGAGTGGGCCTGGAACCTGAACCCGGTTTGTAACCGGGGCCTTCCACCGATCCACCCCGTTTGCCGCTGCAGAGGAAGCGGCGAggccgccgctgccggcggATGTCCGGCCGCGGCCATGGCGCTGGCAGAGGCGGGAGCCCGCGGGCGGCTCCTGCGCTGGCCCCGCGTCCTGCTCTTCGGAGACTCCATCACTGAGGTAGTGCTCGCCCGCCTGGCCTGGCCCCGCAGTTCCCGTGTGGAGCTCCCAGGCCAGCCCGGCTCCCCGCACCGAGGCCGGCGGCCCAGCAGCCTGCTGGCGTTGGTCTGAGCTGCGGTGCCCAGCGGCGGGAAGGGGACGGTCCGGCTGCCCAGCCGGGAGCGCGCTCGGGGCCCCGGTTACAATCCCGGACCCGCCGGGGCCTTCGCGCCTGGGGGCGAATGTGAGATTCGGGGCCGTCCCACAGAGGCGCGAAGGTGAAGGTGTAGCTGGGATGTTGCGGTGTTAGCGGCATTTTCCATGCGGGAGGCCCAgcgtgctgcccctgctgcctgcagggacctGTACCTGCCCTCCCGGCTCCTGGGGCATCCCTGCTCCCCGTGTCTagctccctgctccccgtgTCTAGCTCGCCCAGGCCGGACACAGCTCCTCATTGAGGTGACTGCACCTGGTGAACATGTCTGAGGCAGCCGCAGCTTCTTGGCGTTGATTTTGGGTCCCTGCCTTCTGTTGCATGGGTTGTGTGGTGGGTCACGGAGCTGATCTGATGAAAAAGTAACCAGAGACCAGCTTTGTCTTTAATGGGAGATGGGTGTCTAAGCCTACTCGCTGCAGAATTGTAGCAGAGAGGATGGTGCAGCAGTGGGAATAAGGAGAAGGAATTAGTTTTTCTGTTTCTGGAAGTGGTAGGTATTAAACTGAACTCCATGAAGAGGAAGGAGTTTTGAGAGATGGTCTTCAGAATgattagaaataaaatagaaaaatattctgaacACAGCAAACCCTCACTGTCCAAAATGAAGCTACAGTCCAACAGCAGTCAGTTTGGGTTTTGAAGGGACCGCAGGGTCCATCCCTCCAGGGGTACCAGCCCTGTGTTGCCTCagaggccagcagtgtgcctgGGTAGAACCAGGAGTGTTTGACCtcagagggacagggcaggcagggaggaaatgcaccagcagcagtgccagaggcCAGGCACAAAAGCTTTGCAGGTGGGAAGGTGCCAGTGGTGGGGCTAAGCTCTGGGGAACAAGTTCTTCCAGTGAGGATCTAAccattttccttattttcagtACTCCTTCCAGGAAAATGGCTGGGGGGCATACCTTGCTGAGAGACTGGTCAGGTAAGGGCTTAAATTTCAGAAGTAAGTTCTAGCTTGCAGAAAGTCATGGAGCTTTTCTAAATGAAAACCAGACCAACAGTGGTTAATACTGAATACATGTTTATTTATTgatgtttatttatttagtgAAGTGGAACTATCTTCTGGGCAGCATGCCCAGAACTGGTGAAAATATTCATTGGGTGTTTCCACTCAAAGCTTGAGTGGAAATTAAAAATCCCTTAGTGGTTGTCAAGATTGTTGTCCTGGTTCCATGGTGTAACAGGTAAACAGTACATGTGCAGCCTGTGTGTGCACTTTCAAAGCATGATCACATTGAAAACTCACGTGACATCTCATTTTTCCTGAGAGGGATGGAAGCAGGTGGCCTGATAGAATGGTTCAAACCTTCCaaagtttttgttttggtggaCAGAGAAGAGATGTTCTTTTTGATACATGTCTctgtttcagaaaatgtgatgtTGTGAACCGTGGGATCTCGGGGTACAACACCAGATGGGCTAAGTTGATTCTTCCTAGACTGATCACTGAAAATACTGGTGCTGACAGTATTGCTGCAGTTACTATTTTCTTTGGAGCTAATGACAGTGCTTTGAAAGGTAGAGTAGCTtgctttctgtcttttttttttcctgtgacctATTCTCttaaaacagttttatttagCAGAATAGGCAGAACATTTCAGAGTAGACTTTTCCTGCTACTTCTCTAGGAACTGATTACTCTCTTTCTATTTATACAGAGGTTTGTTTCCTGTCATTTCATTTGTATTTAAACCATGCAATGCCTTCCATTTCCCTCCCTATCACCAAGTTTTAAtactagaaaaataaatttcagggTGCTCAAGAATTAGTTGCCTAAAATTGGAGTTGGGCACCCAGTTGTTTCTTCTGTCTTTAAAGGAGACTGATGAGTTCTCAGCAGATGGGCTGAGGAATTGAGGAAAGGTAGCATTTGGATTCTCTTTCAGATGATCATAGCAGGATGCAGAGTCTAATCAAAATGATACCATCAATGCATGAAGGACTGACTGTATGTCCATGGGACTTTCCAGAATTTTCTCTGCATCCAAGAATATTGGAAATCTCAGGTTTAGGTTCAGGCAAGGTTTGAGGTGCTTATATTTTCTGATACTAAGATACAAAGTTGTGAAAAAAGCatcttaaaaaaccccaactgttggggtttttttccctgtgcattATTTGCCTGTTGGAAATGCTGTCTTTAAATTCTTGATTTGCCTGCTTTGGGTATCGAGGAACGGAATTCTCCTACCACATCTCCCAGATCCCTGACCGAGAACTGCATGCTGGATCTGAGTGTCCATGGCCATGCTGTGTAAAAGAGCTGTAATGCTGTGCAGGAagcctgcagggagctcagcCCCACTGATGCCTGTGCTCCCCCCCTGACAGAGCTGAACCCCAAGCAGCACGTTCCTCTGGAGGAGTACGCTGCCAACCTGAAGAGCATGGTGCAGTACCTGAAGTCAGTAGACATTACTGCAGACAAGATTATTTTGATTACACCCCCACCTCTTCAGGAATCAGCTTGGGAAAAGGCATGTCTTGCCAAAGGTGAGTGATGAGGATGGGtggaatttctgcattttaCCAGTGGAGTGTAAGTGACAGATCCCAGGTTGTCCGGTGGTTTCCTTCCTGTGTGTGCCATATTGCAGTCATGTTTATGATTTGTTGGAAAAGAGCTGGTTTTACTAAACAACTTCTGGATAAGCTCATGGAGTAACTACCAAGTAATTACAAACATCTTTTCCAAAGTGTTGATTGATGTGTTAATGCATAGAAATGATAGAAGTTGCTGCCCTCTAGGAACATGGGGTTTGTCAGCATGTCCTAGGCAGATTCCATCGTGTCCCAGCAGCTTCCAGAATAATACAAATAATGGAAGAAATGTTGGCATTGTGGGCCTTAGAAAAGTTTTTACTAGGTACAGCAGATTTCACATCTGTTTGGATAAGCAGTAATATTCCAGCCAGGTTTATTTtaaggttaaaaaaaacaatACCAGAGAATATCATATTCTAAGGATGCTAATAAAAGTGcctgaaaaagaagaaagaggtagttaaattatttcccattatgTTATTGAAGCTAATTCTAAAGTTAGAGACATAATAGCACCACTTATTCGTGTTACTGAGCTGGTGGAAATTGCCATAATCCCACTGACTCCAGCAGTGACAGATTTTACTTCCTGAGAGCATGTGCTTTTTTCTGTTGGGGACACCTTTTCCAGTTCTTGCACGTTTATAAAACTTCTGAGTTAGGTCAGGTACAAATACATAGTACATAGATATACTGAGCTGGTACTGTTTGTGGCACAGTTTTCTATGATTTAGGTGGTGTTGCATATCCTGAGTCATGTTTTCAATCAAAGTAGTAAAACTTTGAAGATGACTGTAAGTTTAGACTGCATTAAATTAGACAACATTATTGTATGATTTTGCATTAGGAGGCTTTGATGTGATGTCATGTGAGCGCACCTCAAATGCTGCTTATCTGGCTCCCAGCTGTCAAGGAGCACTTGTAATGTTAACCCATTTTCCTCTTAAAACTGTCCTTTTTATGGAGTAGGGATGGAGGAAACTTGAATTTACAGCATTGAATCTGCCAGCTTGTGTCTAAAAGAGAGTACTGTCTGGGGATGGAACAAAAGGCAGGGTGATCTCAGACCATGGACTACAAATGAAGTGTTGTGGGCACAATAAGCAGCAATATCAGACCATCTGCCCTCCAGAATCAAGGAGAAGTTTTCTGCCT from Agelaius phoeniceus isolate bAgePho1 chromosome 3, bAgePho1.hap1, whole genome shotgun sequence harbors:
- the IAH1 gene encoding isoamyl acetate-hydrolyzing esterase 1 homolog isoform X2, with the translated sequence MALAEAGARGRLLRWPRVLLFGDSITEYSFQENGWGAYLAERLVRKCDVVNRGISGYNTRWAKLILPRLITENTGADSIAAVTIFFGANDSALKELNPKQHVPLEEYAANLKSMVQYLKSVDITADKIILITPPPLQESAWEKACLAKGDKLNRCNATTGQYAQACVQVAKECGTDVLDLWSLMQKNQDFSSYLSDGLHLSAKGNSFVAAQLWSRLEHKLSALPSLLPYWRDVDHTNPEASLL
- the IAH1 gene encoding isoamyl acetate-hydrolyzing esterase 1 homolog isoform X1, whose protein sequence is MREAQRAAPAACRDLYLPSRLLGHPCSPCLAPCSPCLARPGRTQLLIEYSFQENGWGAYLAERLVRKCDVVNRGISGYNTRWAKLILPRLITENTGADSIAAVTIFFGANDSALKELNPKQHVPLEEYAANLKSMVQYLKSVDITADKIILITPPPLQESAWEKACLAKGDKLNRCNATTGQYAQACVQVAKECGTDVLDLWSLMQKNQDFSSYLSDGLHLSAKGNSFVAAQLWSRLEHKLSALPSLLPYWRDVDHTNPEASLL